ACAGCTACACATGATGCAAGCTGCattagaaggccctcagataagtcaagggagactggaagctccgCCAGAAGCGACGAACGCCAGGATCTTTTCTTTTACCAAGGAGGATGTGGCAAGTGCTTctacagtcgtcacaggtcagctacctaattttagtcaatatgctaaagttttatcTGATATGGAAGGTGAACCATTATCTAATACTGAAGGCGAATCGATAGTCAAATTTATCGGGAAGTCGAGAAATATTACGTGTCACTGGGTCGAAAATATATCTGGGCAACTCTCTACCTTGACCTTAGCACCGACATTGTTGGACAATATATTGGAGAAGCAAACTAGTGACTAAAACCtccaaagaattaaacaagaaaCCTTAGAGGGGaagaatgacggattccgtatcgcggatagtggaatattatatctcagggatcgattatgtattcccggggatccagagttgcgaaagaagatactggaagaggcTCATGCAACACCCTATGTGATGTATCCGGGTTCCAATAAGATGTACCgagatctgaaaaagaaattctggtggtccggtatgaagagagatgtggctcagtatgtcagtacatGTTTGACCTGCCAgcaggttaaagcagaacaccagagacctggaggatttctgcagccaatccaaattccagaatggaaatgggaagatatctctatggattttatcTCGGGAttacccaagacgacaaacggttacaacgctatatgggtaatcgtggacagattgacgaaatctggccactttctggcaattaagatgacctactctattgagcaattagctcaattatatgtcaaagaaattgttagattacatggaattcctaagaccattatttctgacagagatggccgttttatttcacatttctgggaatgtgttcagaaagcccttggcaccaagctattgttcagtactgccttccaccctcagaccgacggacaaacagaaagggtaaatcaagtactagaagacatgttacgggcttgcgccttagatttcaaaggaagttggtgccgatatttatgtttagcggaattcgcctacaacaatagttaccaggctactattggaatgacaccctacgaggctctgtacggaaggaaatgtaggtcccctatatgctggtacgaaagtggtgaaaagaaggagatggaagttcaaacagaattcattgacaacaccacccgtgctatacagaacatccgccaaagaatagaaacagctcagagtcgacaaaagagttatgcaaATAAAAGACGAAGGCCCctagaattcagtgtcggagatgcagtattccttaaagtagctcctatgaaaggagtgatgaggttcggaaagaaggaaaaactaagcccgcgctatgtaggcccatatcaagttctgaaaagagttggcaaggtagcctaCGAAATagcgctacctcaggagatgtcagctatctaCAATATGCTCtatgtttcgatgctaaagaaatgtattccgagcacggaccaaATGATTGAACCACAAaccgtacaagtgcaagaggatctaagttatgaaagtcgaccggttcagatattggatcgaagtatcaaaagactaaggaacaaagaggtacccttggtaaaggtcctgtggcaaaatcaacggttcgaagaagccacatggGAACGAAAAGACGATATGAGACAAAAGCACCTggaactattttaagttcgaggacgaacttttatgaggtatgggggactgtaacacccataaggtacttagcaagattttagatattttttatcatgaataaaaataaataggccttatatgtaaaatttcaaaaacaataaaataagagaaccaaaaagagatgaccaaggtatgAACCTtagatctcttactagatacatgtatgtgttaaccaatagaccaagagtaattattgttagaaaggagagggaaatcatagttaaaggtaaggaagtgaagactctcttcacttagaaggagaaattggagttgccttcttcctctcaaatgaaaagacgagtcttgcttcttcttttcatttagagtgagtaaaagaaaggagaaagaaaaatgtaatttcccttccttcactcatgtagaataaaaagagaaatttaagaagagagttcattttctttctctcttcctcctttcctcctccttctcaccgtgaccaagaactTCTTCTCCCCACCTTCATTGCCGAAACCCAAGCAAAGGAAAAACTTCCCTCTAGGAAAGCTCCACAAATCAAGGTTACTTCCCTAAGGAAAATCaagcgaaggatgtgagtatcccctcactgcagtacaagtagtttcgaTTTGTGTTATATGAAAACGCTTTTGAAATCTTATGAAATTCCTTGAAAGTTTTGGACAAGATAGATTGGTGGTCACTTAGGATTTACAAGttacaagttatgctttatgttgtagaaaaaaatatatatatatattcacctcatcttgaagtttcggccaagacaaaaagggaagatctagagcaaagtttcttttggtatcatgcttatccatgctcttatatgatgtaggatctttcatgtgttgatagtttaagttttaagaccTTATATGTCAATAAAAGAATTAGCAACCCTAATctaatggttcggccaagatgaatcatagagtttagggcaagattttgaaaagaaagtaTAATTGttgtgctccttcatgatatatgaaattttatatgttgatagcttaaggTTTTTATGCTCcctgtggtaacaaaaatgaggaaaaccctaatgtaaagtttcggccaagacatgataccaagcttagggtcaaaatttgaaactcaatcatgcttatttatgcttgttcatgaagtatgatatcttgtatatggtaaggttaaagcattatgttacatgttgcattagaaaaattttaaaccctaaatataggttcggccaagagggaaTTCCAAACCTAGGGTAGAGTTTTgcaacccaatcatgcttatttatgcttgttcatgaggtatgatatcttgtatatggtaaTGTTAAAgcattatgttacatgttgcattagaaaaattttaaactctaaatataggttcggccaagagggaaTGTCAAACCtagggtagagttttgaaacccaatcatgcttatttatgcttgttcatgaagtacgatatcttgtatatggtaaggttaaagcattatgttacatgttgcattagaaaacctaaaaccctaaatgaaggtctcggccaagaaggaatgccaagcctaggataaagttttgaaacctaatcatgatcttttatggttagataagttttatgctacatgttacaCAAATGGAACCTAGAACTTcactttagggttcggccaagcaagtgtaGAGACTTAGAGTCATGTCTTGcaaactaaccatgcttgtttatgcccatttatgatatatggttatttatctataggtggctttagtttcatgcttcttatagtgGGAAAAAAATGGGAAACCCAATtagtagggtttcggccaagatggataaatgggtctagagtgaatctaaccaagcatgcttatgttttctcatgatgtatggtctttgataagtgattagtttaagttccatgttcatgatatgatatgttatgccttatgttatgagataagttatgttccatgatatgatatgttatgctcatgatatgatatgctatactcatgatatgatatgctatgttcatgataCGACATGTTAtgtcttatgttatgagataagctatgttccatgatatgatatgttatactcatgatatgatatgttatgcttatgatatgatatgtcatgctcatgatatgatatgctatgcttatgatatgatatgtcatgctcatgatatgatatgctatgcttcatgatatgatatgtcatgcttagtgttatgaagatcacatgttatgttttatgttatgatacgaacatgttatgtttcatgatatatgtatgaaaggcttatgtaagaagaaaagcctaagagttgcttcccttaagttgggatcaagagcactcttcatggtatggcaaagagatgcttcTCTTGAGAtgagatcaagagctctcttcatgatatgacaagaaattatgacatgtatgataagttatgatatgcatgatgacataatatgtatgacatgatattttattttatatggcttgtaccaagggtgggctccataagcgccccgaggtcgatggtctatgaaacgagcatcgtaaaaagggatgagctccttagtacgcccctgggtcgacggactatgaacggacctagatccctagtaggttcggggctagctactctgtcctagggattgcgcgcatttatgtatgtatgtggtacaagtcgggccctcatgatgattatgttatgttcaagtatgtataagatatgttttaaaaagagacatgatgcatatgtgcattccatgatacatgttttgaaaatatacatCTTGCATTTACATGCATATGTTTTATGAATTATTGATTATGTattattatgaacaggtatgagttatgatacatgattACAGGACATGATATGTTTCCGTGATATGTACTCACatgctatgccatgctatgttatgcactatatttcatgttatgattctccatgctatgttatgttatgctatgttacacatgctatgtggtattacgtactttatgttttatgagtaggaaaggagctcattaagcctttgggcttatagttgtacgtttccttgtactgcagataaggacaaagaatggatgaactaaggggagcatcaggaagggcgatgatgatgtgtgtggaagtggcatggtagATAGatcaattaagtttaaatttattttaactaaattgtgcatgtgaactaagtttgaatCCTATGTTGATGATGATGGTTGAACTAGTATGTTATGCCCTCATGATAGTTTACCGTGTTAGATttattatgatatggtaaaagttaaataagttatgattcacatgtCATGTTTAAGGCAaacaaatgcatatgataaaatttttaagtatgtcttccgctgccatgagttcatatgcattagtatgttaggtgaatgtaagtaaccccgtccctctaagggcagtcagagtgtcccCTGGAAGGGCAGGCGTTACATTAGTTGTCTTGCCTAGGAAATGTAAGTTGAGCAGAAGCATGGTGATATTGGAAAAAAGGAATATTTATGGCAATAGTGAAAGACGAAGAGGCATACCATATTGAGGCGCAACATGCATTTATGAGGCCTATAGTCTGCTAAGCTCGGTCGTCAATCCACAAGCATCTCCCTTGTATAAAGCCAGCAAGTCAAGCAGGTCTTCATAGGGGTAGGGCGTCTAATCAGTCGATCATGGGCCTCTTTTTACTAGATttgaggggagacttgtgatatggCGAATAGTGAGTAACCTCAAGAGTATTGCGAGGACAATAGTCAAGGTAACATATCAGTCAAAAGTCAAAAAGAGGTGACGGTCAAGGTTAAGAACTATGTGTACACTCATTCTACCGTCCGACTCtaaccctctgtttggatggagtgagggaaggttcattaacggaaggggaagggaggggaagttaggggaagtaaagtatttaacttcttcttgtttgggagaaagggaaggttcattaacgtaacatgtgtcactttgtttgggaggaaagaaagaggaatgaaggttaaatatataaagttacaAAAATATCCTCACTTTTTAAATTAGAcaattttcataatattaatatttttttataaatataaattagatatttttaataataaaattaatttttttatattatcatttaaattagttatttttaataaaaaattaatctttttatactattcataataaaataatgaattatcgataatcaagtaattaaatgagaaataatgaaaataatgattttaaaaatcttaaataaaaaaatttgaaagataacgtTACGAGAATttttattctttaaaaacttattaaattttgatgaaaaaattaaaaaatagtagatATCCTCTTAAATTTTGACGATAAAAATGGTTTCTCCTTTCAATTCAGTTAGAAGACGTGTCAAATCCCCTTTAATGATCTGGCAGCAAGTGAGCTGTGAAGAAGGCGAGGAAATTGGACTCCGACgatataaaaaaattagaaattggaacatttcttaaactattaagaacaaggataaaattggaataaaattttttttgttttcccttccccttccttacaccccaattcggGGTGTAAGAAAATCTCTTTTTCCATGCGTAACGAAGGTTAAAActtacccttcattatctttctTTCCCTTTCCTCACTCCTTCCCAAACAAGGTTTAAAGTTTCCCTTCCCCTTAtttccccttccttccccttccctccccttccctcacctcctcccaaacagtcCATAAGTCGGTCGGACCCCAAGGGCTCAATCTCCTCACTTTTCCTAGGCATGACTCCCAGTTTACTCCCGTTCAGCTCTAATCTGGTAAGGACCCTAAGAGCTTAGCCCCCTCACGTCTCATGGGCATAGCTCACAGTTTACTCCCAACATTCTCTAAGCCGGTCGGACTATTGCTAGGAGAtaacattgtcagagaatcacATCTACTTGTCAGATAATAACGACTCGATGCTCTACTATATGCATGAAGTGGAACATTCCTATATCCAATGAGAATTCGTCCTACACCTTCTATCATCGTCCGACATACCCTAACACCTGACATTCTCTAATGCCTAATGATTTGCGGAGGTTACAAAAGATAGTATAAAAAAAAGGGAGGTGTTTTTCCGTTGGTCAGGTACGCACACGCGCTCGCATACCCACATCTACTAATACAGTTCTACTTTTTGATACTTTTTTCTATTCGGCctcttctaacttgagcgtcggatagGCTGTGTCAGGGATTTATTCTCTGGTTCTTACTCTAACGCTCCCAAGTGCTTGGTCTATGATGTTTGTTGGGTCATCAGTAATATCGACGATCCTCTCCCCTGTCCCATCGGCCCTCCGGGTCCTCTCCTTGTCAATATCCTTATCCTCATCGCCGTTATTTTCTCTTCCAATTTTACTcaactttcggataggatcaatcaCTTCACTGCACattttaggaaaaatattttataatatcctACCACTAAGattcaagttttaaatttcttaattataTTGATGGTCAAACCTGGCCCCAGGAGTGAAACACGTTTTTGTTGATTATGAATGACATTAAAATAGATAATTTTGTTCCATTTCacttttatttttatctatataaGTACACCATTAAGGAATTGTCAGAATAAGAATGGAAGCTAAAGGTATCTTTTTAGAGATTTATTTGTAAGTGTGAAGGGCAATTCCAAACTTTGAATGCGCCCATTAAAAAAATGTCGACTAATcataaacataaataaattcaGATGTTTATGAGGCACGTTTTCTTTATTATGATTTAAGAATCTCATACACGTCACGTTTAAAtagatatataattttaattttgatccatttcttttttatttttatctatatagGTACATCATTAAGAAATTATCAAAACAAGTAGGGAGGCTACAGATGTCTTTTTAGAGATTTATTTCAATTATTTGCAAGTATGATGCGAGTCAAAGAGGCGTTTATTTTTCTTATGGCATTATTATTaacaataaagaaaaagaaataataataataacaacaacgcTTGAAGCCAAAAGATATAGTTTTTACTGAAATATCAGATAGAGAACGGTTGGAGAGCTGTTGTCTATGAGACGTTCCTCATTCAACTTCCTCTTTCATTCAGACTTTTAGCACTACAGAATgaaatcaattttaaattaaataagctTTTTATAAAGACTTTAAGAAATAGTtggcaaaaatttaaaaaataaagtcaAATGTTTAATCAAACTAAAGTGCTTTTAGTTTAGGGTTACCTGAGACTAATTGTAGCATAAGATGAAATTTATCATCCAGCAGTCTCATATGATTAGTCCCATGATTATCTATGATgaaataaattgaaaaattatagttagCTAATATGAGGAAGGAGTTTTTTTTCGATTTTATCAAGATTTGAACCTTTATTctattatagtgaaaaaaaaaaaaaatcctaattagTCTCATTGATTATCTCTGGGGTGATCAATCTGATTCCACCGAAGTTTCCTACGAGCCACCAGAGTAAATCGAGAAGTACACGTGACGATCAGTTCAGAAGCCTAGCATCCTTTGGTTACGCTcacatttagaaaaaaatttctataaatatattgTAATTGAGGTTCGAACTGCGGATACCTATGTAACAATTTGAATGTCCTATCGTGATATCATAGCCTCGAGACTTGTCCTATTATaggaaaaaaatgattaatcaagcTGGGTAATGTCGAGCCTGGGTGATTGGCCCGGTCCCACGAAAGTTTCCCATCGACCATCAGAATAAATTGGGAAGTGCTTACAGTGGACAGCCCAAGAACCTAGCATCCTTTAGTTATGTGCACCAtatagagaaatttttttataaatttattatagtTGAGATTTGAATTATGAATATgtaaatgataatttaaatatcttACCATTGCACCATAATAGAAGTCGTATATCCACTGTCTGATTTGTAAGTATAATATATTTTGGGCCATCCACGATTCGGTatgttcaatattttttttagaaaaaaatcatttaaatttgttttttttaagaaaaaagccTCCAAATCCTTGAATAGATCTAAAGTCTAAAGTGAGTTGTGAACGAGGAGACCAGTTGTTGTCGTCGCTGCCTCCACTCGCTTCACCTTTGTTGAATAGAGTTTCCGTTTCTCAGCGTCGATTTTGTCGCCTTTGGGCTCGCATCCTCCCGAGGCGGCAAGGCCGATGGCATTCGTCGCGCCGCCTCCTTCGCCCTTCCTCGCCGTCGCCCTTCTCATTCTCGGCGGCCTCACCACTGGCGAAGGATGCTTCTCCGCCATCTTCTGCTTCGGCGACTCCATCACCGATACCGGCAACGCCGTTCGCCTCGGTGGAGTGGGCGGTCCCGGTGGCGTCTCTCCGTATGGACGTACCTTCTTCGGCCGCCCCACTGGCCGCTACACCGACGGCCGCGTCATCCTCGACTTCATTGGTCGGTTTCGGGACCGTTGATAATCTGGTTTGGGCAATAGAAAGAACCGATGCGAGTGACCTTGATTCGATTGGTTCAGCGCAGGGATTTGGGTTGCCGCTGGTCCGGCCGTACCTTGAGGGAGGGGATTTTCGCAAGGGGGCTAATTTTGCGGTTGCGGGAGCCACCGCGCTCGACCTTGACTTTTTCAGTGCGAAGGGGATTGATGCTTCGTGGACTCGCAAGTCGTTGCGCGTGCAGATTGAGGAGTTCAAACAATTGCTGCCTTCGCTATCCTCTGGTAAGCCTGCGCCtttttatttcttgtatttgttccCTTAAACTTTGTAGAAAAAGGGACTCGATTTTTTGGATTAGTAATCATTCTTCTTGTGGTAGGAGCCCCCTTATTTCCTTTTCATCAAAAAGTTACTACAATTTACAGCAGCTGCTACGGCTGTAGCTTGTAGCAGATACAACAATGTTAAAGCGATTTTGACtaaattggtaaaaaaaaaaaaaaattgatataaacAATGCTTCTTCTAgtgtaattttgattaaattggaGTAATTTGACTGTGATTATACTTGCCACAACTTGCTCCACATAGTAGCAGCTCTTAGTTGCTACAAGTGTGTTAAGAACGATTTTGAAGTTGgagtgattttaattaaatttaagcaATCTTGACCGAGCTGTGAAGGAATGTTTTGATATAACAATGTTATATGATGCTGCGATAAGGAGGGGCTCACCCTGCGGGGGTTAGTTGCCatgatggaggtcaaagttaagacgGTCAATGTTCAGGTATCATATGGCCAAACGGATGATAATTGTATTAGCCGATCGGGCGATCATGCCCCTGACCGGGAGGAGAAGGTTCCGGTCTGACCCCACCTTTGACTCGGTGAGGTGTGTCAAACAACCCACGCTCAATGGGGTGTTGTTGGACGCCAAAAGGAGGAAAAAGGGAAGGCGGCGAGCACGGGTTTATAAACCCTAGGGGTCGGTCAATCGAGGTCGTCCGATCTATGGTCGCGGAGACCTAGGTAGAAATCTGGCCGTTGAATTCAAAGCGTCAAAAGTCACATCACCAGAGGATATCCGTCTGTCACGTCAAGCATGCGGTGGCAGCAAGAGGGACACGTAACGCTTGGCCACGGGATAACATTTAATGAAAGCAATTAAGAGGCATGGAGGCACGCTCAGCTATAATGAGCAGGGATTTGCACGATCTCCCAGAAATATGGATGACGTAAACCCAGATCGCGCCCACCCAAGGAAGCGCAAGAGAAGGTATCGAGGATGGATCTTGCTTGTGCTGATCGGCATAAGGAAGTAGACGTATCGCCGAACGATAGTCTTCAATAGGTCGATCGGCAAAGAAACTTGCTAAAACATTCGCTCAGTTACAAGGGAGCGGTCACATAGCCGACTGTCGGGCTACATCGGTCCGATCAAAAGCTAAAGGGTGTCATAAGCCGATTGGGTGAAAAGTGTCATTGACAATTTGTtcaatcagtcggacttgcaacctccttcgactagacttgagggggagacatgtgatgcggcgataaggaGGGGCCCACCCTGCAGGGGTTAGTTGCCACGATGGAGGTCAAAATTAGGACGGTCAACGTTCAGGTATCATATGGCCAAACGGATGATAATCGTATTGGCCGGTCGGGCGATCAGGCCCCCGATCGAGAGGAGAAGGTTTCGGTCTGGCCCCACCTTTGACTCGGG
This genomic stretch from Zingiber officinale cultivar Zhangliang chromosome 7A, Zo_v1.1, whole genome shotgun sequence harbors:
- the LOC122000894 gene encoding sinapine esterase-like — translated: MAFVAPPPSPFLAVALLILGGLTTGEGCFSAIFCFGDSITDTGNAVRLGGVGGPGGVSPYGRTFFGRPTGRYTDGRVILDFIAQGFGLPLVRPYLEGGDFRKGANFAVAGATALDLDFFSAKGIDASWTRKSLRVQIEEFKQLLPSLSSGFNRTWGKDILSSWKFSNWMCSSISRCV